The Deltaproteobacteria bacterium genome window below encodes:
- a CDS encoding DUF6282 family protein: MREDLEILQGAVDMHIHSAPSLFPRLVDHVEAAGGLKILDGKESF, encoded by the coding sequence ATGCGCGAAGATTTAGAAATCTTGCAGGGGGCGGTGGATATGCATATTCATTCAGCGCCCAGCTTGTTTCCCCGGCTCGTGGATCATGTAGAAGCTGCCGGGGGGCTAAAAATTTTGGATGGAAAGGAGTCGTTTTAA
- a CDS encoding PDDEXK nuclease domain-containing protein — protein sequence MKHPVKNKDVYLRIRQILESARLTAARSVNTAQVMANWLVGREIVEEEQKGERRANYGEQLIAELSENLTRDYGSGYSIQSLKYIRQFYLTYSRLVGNTEIGHALRGQSTGREFEATEKVHALRGKSSVVGIPDALPRKSTAPSVSPGLEIGHALRGQSWQPGRLHPNLSWTHYRTLLRVDKEEARAFYEIEAIRNNWSARELERQINSLLYERLALSKDKKGLMRLAKKGQEIQRPIDAFKDPVVMEFLGMPEVPKLVESDLEQALINNLQTFLLELGKGFAFVSRQERITLDGDHFYIDLVFYHTVLKCFVLIDLKVGKLAHQDLGQIQLYVNYYDRERRTEGDNPTLGLILCTDKNDAVVRYTLGPDQEKKIFASRYKLYLPTEAELRAELRRELRQLGPISNPGRKT from the coding sequence ATGAAGCATCCCGTTAAAAACAAAGATGTGTACCTGCGAATCCGGCAGATTCTCGAATCGGCGCGCCTTACTGCCGCGCGATCGGTGAACACCGCGCAGGTTATGGCCAATTGGCTTGTCGGGCGGGAAATCGTTGAGGAGGAGCAAAAAGGAGAACGGCGGGCAAATTATGGCGAGCAGTTGATCGCTGAGTTATCGGAGAATCTGACACGGGATTATGGAAGTGGTTATTCCATTCAGAGCTTGAAGTATATCCGGCAGTTTTATCTGACCTATTCCAGGCTGGTCGGTAATACTGAGATTGGCCACGCTCTGCGTGGCCAATCTACAGGGAGAGAATTCGAGGCGACGGAAAAAGTCCACGCGCTGCGTGGAAAATCTAGTGTGGTTGGCATTCCCGATGCATTGCCTCGGAAATCGACCGCGCCTTCTGTTTCGCCTGGTCTTGAAATTGGCCACGCACTGCGTGGCCAATCTTGGCAACCCGGCCGACTCCACCCCAATCTGTCCTGGACCCATTATCGAACCCTCCTGCGTGTAGATAAGGAAGAAGCCCGAGCCTTCTACGAGATCGAGGCCATTCGGAACAATTGGTCGGCCCGCGAACTGGAACGGCAGATCAACAGCCTGCTGTATGAAAGGCTGGCCCTGAGCAAAGATAAGAAAGGCCTGATGCGGCTGGCGAAGAAGGGTCAAGAGATACAAAGGCCCATCGATGCTTTCAAAGATCCAGTTGTCATGGAGTTCCTCGGAATGCCTGAGGTACCGAAACTCGTGGAGTCGGATCTGGAACAGGCTCTGATCAACAACCTTCAGACGTTTCTGCTGGAACTGGGCAAAGGGTTCGCGTTCGTCTCCCGTCAGGAGCGAATTACCCTTGATGGCGACCACTTTTACATCGACCTGGTCTTCTATCATACGGTCCTCAAGTGCTTCGTGCTCATTGATCTCAAGGTCGGCAAGCTGGCTCATCAGGATCTGGGCCAAATCCAATTGTATGTCAATTACTACGATCGCGAGCGCCGGACGGAGGGAGATAATCCCACGCTGGGGCTGATCCTTTGCACGGATAAGAATGATGCTGTCGTCCGCTATACCCTCGGGCCGGACCAGGAGAAAAAAATCTTCGCAAGCCGGTATAAATTGTACCTTCCGACGGAGGCAGAGCTCCGGGCGGAGCTGCGGCGTGAATTAAGGCAATTGGGCCCGATTTCCAACCCCGGGAGGAAAACATGA
- a CDS encoding 4-hydroxyphenylacetate 3-hydroxylase N-terminal domain-containing protein: protein MAVKTFPEYLESLRKMKPTAYMFGARVENVVDNPRIRGGINSTGATYELANLEKYRDLLTTVSPFTGERINRFTLLPQSIEDLVARVKINRILGAYVGTCHQRCTGLDCMAALSIVTFDIDKKHGTPYYNRFLDFLRYMQKNDFTANASVTDVKGDRSLAPHEQPDKDLYLRVTEKTKDGIVVKGAKVHQTGSLSAHELIVLPTRAMGKGDEDYAVAFAIPADTKGVIHVVGRNTMDTREIEGVDCGNIRYSKYCPTVIYDEVFVPWERVFMCGEIEYTGEIVNRFSAFHRQSHGGCKAGKVDAMTGAALVMMDYNGTSKVTHHKEKIIDMIHMAETLYGCSLAASYEGKKEASGTYFINSVLANASKIHEGKQMSEMIRLLVDIAGGYVADLPSDRDFNNAEVGGLLKKYLQGAVGVPVENRIKMLRLVEKLAMESADTVSDLHGGGSPAAHRLTIMRESDLNARKNCAKRLAGIE, encoded by the coding sequence ATGGCTGTTAAAACATTTCCGGAATACTTAGAGAGTTTGAGAAAAATGAAGCCCACTGCCTACATGTTCGGCGCGAGAGTTGAAAATGTGGTGGATAACCCGAGGATTCGGGGGGGGATCAACTCCACCGGCGCTACTTATGAACTGGCCAACTTGGAAAAATACCGGGATCTGTTGACGACGGTATCTCCCTTCACCGGAGAGCGGATCAACCGGTTTACCCTGCTGCCGCAGTCCATCGAAGATTTGGTGGCCCGGGTGAAGATTAACCGCATCCTCGGGGCCTATGTGGGAACGTGCCATCAACGCTGCACTGGCCTGGACTGTATGGCTGCCCTCTCCATCGTTACTTTCGATATTGACAAAAAACACGGCACACCCTATTACAACCGTTTTCTGGATTTCTTGAGGTACATGCAGAAGAACGACTTCACGGCTAATGCCAGCGTGACGGATGTGAAGGGAGATCGCAGTTTAGCTCCCCACGAACAGCCCGACAAGGACCTATATCTTCGGGTGACGGAGAAAACCAAAGATGGCATTGTCGTAAAAGGGGCCAAGGTGCATCAAACCGGCTCCTTAAGTGCCCACGAACTGATCGTGCTTCCGACCCGGGCGATGGGAAAGGGAGACGAAGATTATGCCGTTGCCTTTGCAATTCCTGCTGACACCAAGGGGGTCATTCATGTCGTCGGCCGGAACACCATGGACACCCGCGAAATCGAGGGCGTGGACTGCGGCAACATCCGGTACAGCAAGTACTGCCCGACGGTCATCTACGATGAAGTATTCGTACCCTGGGAGCGGGTTTTCATGTGCGGGGAGATCGAATATACCGGGGAAATCGTCAACCGGTTTTCGGCTTTCCATCGCCAGTCGCATGGCGGCTGCAAAGCGGGCAAGGTCGATGCTATGACCGGCGCCGCCCTCGTGATGATGGACTATAATGGAACTTCGAAAGTGACCCACCACAAGGAAAAGATCATCGACATGATCCATATGGCGGAAACCCTCTATGGCTGCAGCTTGGCCGCCTCTTATGAAGGGAAGAAAGAGGCTTCAGGCACCTATTTCATCAATTCGGTCTTGGCCAATGCTTCCAAAATCCACGAAGGCAAACAGATGTCCGAGATGATTCGCCTGCTGGTCGACATCGCCGGCGGTTATGTGGCTGATTTGCCCTCGGACCGGGATTTTAACAATGCCGAGGTGGGCGGGTTATTGAAGAAATATTTACAGGGGGCCGTTGGCGTTCCGGTGGAGAACCGGATTAAGATGCTGCGCTTAGTGGAGAAGTTAGCCATGGAGAGTGCCGATACCGTTTCTGATCTTCATGGCGGCGGATCCCCGGCCGCCCACCGGCTGACCATCATGCGGGAATCGGATTTGAACGCCAGGAAGAACTGCGCCAAGCGTTTGGCCGGGATTGAATAA
- a CDS encoding 2-oxoacid:acceptor oxidoreductase family protein has product MKRTEILIGGVGGQGVILAGILLGTAATLFDNKKAVQTQAYSSEQRGGMAKAEVILSGDPITDPQVRRPDILIALAEDAVNRHLHKIKPNGILVIDSDLVQEVNPGDYQVLKVPATSMAEQEGNIVVANLIILGALIKKTGILSVPAMEKAIEASVPPQAKTLNLKAFRRGLEFKV; this is encoded by the coding sequence ATGAAGCGAACGGAGATCCTGATCGGGGGAGTGGGTGGACAAGGGGTGATCCTGGCGGGAATTCTCCTGGGAACCGCCGCCACTCTTTTTGACAATAAAAAAGCGGTGCAGACGCAGGCCTACAGTTCCGAGCAAAGAGGCGGGATGGCCAAAGCCGAAGTGATCCTATCCGGTGATCCTATAACGGATCCCCAGGTCCGGAGGCCGGACATCCTGATCGCTCTGGCTGAAGATGCGGTGAATAGACACCTGCATAAAATTAAGCCCAACGGAATATTGGTGATCGATTCTGACCTGGTACAGGAGGTTAACCCCGGCGATTATCAGGTCCTGAAAGTTCCTGCAACCAGCATGGCCGAGCAAGAGGGCAACATCGTAGTGGCCAACCTGATCATTCTGGGGGCGCTGATCAAAAAAACCGGCATCCTTTCGGTGCCGGCCATGGAGAAAGCGATTGAGGCCAGTGTGCCTCCCCAAGCCAAGACCCTGAACCTCAAAGCTTTTCGCCGGGGGCTGGAGTTTAAAGTTTAA
- a CDS encoding thiamine pyrophosphate-dependent enzyme, which translates to MSELVHPLHRFIRPSVTSTTNCPGCGNGIVAQAILRAIDELSMDLDDFIFVSGIGCSAWIPSPFFNADVLHTTHGRPIAFGLGIKMGLPEKKVMVISGDGDLAAIGGNHLIHNARRNIEMIVVCLNNSIYGMTGGQAAPTTPMGLKTTTTPYGTFENPFDIAHLVMAAGASFVSRWTTYHPRQITTTLKKAIQKKGFSFLEVITQCPVQFGKKTGSGSSVQMLREYKEKAISVKEAAKLSEEELQERIVVGELVNKEKPEMVEEIMKMKAKAYGVKE; encoded by the coding sequence ATGAGTGAATTGGTTCACCCTCTGCATCGGTTTATCCGTCCTTCCGTCACCTCGACCACCAATTGTCCTGGATGTGGCAATGGCATCGTTGCTCAGGCCATCCTCCGGGCCATTGACGAATTATCCATGGACTTGGATGATTTTATTTTTGTATCCGGGATCGGCTGCTCGGCCTGGATTCCCAGCCCCTTTTTCAACGCCGATGTTCTGCACACGACCCACGGCCGGCCCATCGCTTTTGGTTTGGGCATCAAGATGGGACTGCCGGAAAAGAAAGTCATGGTGATCAGCGGCGATGGGGACCTGGCGGCCATCGGTGGCAACCACCTCATCCATAATGCCCGGCGCAATATAGAGATGATCGTAGTTTGCCTCAATAACAGCATTTATGGCATGACCGGAGGACAGGCCGCCCCCACTACGCCCATGGGGCTGAAAACGACAACGACACCCTATGGTACTTTTGAAAACCCCTTCGACATTGCCCATCTGGTGATGGCGGCCGGGGCTTCTTTTGTTTCGCGGTGGACTACCTACCACCCCAGGCAGATCACCACCACGCTCAAGAAAGCGATCCAGAAGAAAGGCTTCTCTTTCCTGGAAGTCATCACCCAGTGCCCGGTTCAATTTGGGAAAAAGACGGGCTCGGGCAGTTCGGTTCAGATGCTGCGGGAGTATAAAGAGAAGGCCATCTCCGTGAAGGAAGCGGCCAAACTTTCCGAGGAGGAGCTGCAGGAAAGGATTGTGGTCGGGGAGCTGGTGAATAAGGAAAAGCCCGAAATGGTCGAGGAAATCATGAAGATGAAGGCCAAAGCCTATGGAGTGAAAGAATGA
- a CDS encoding 2-oxoacid:acceptor oxidoreductase subunit alpha: protein MKGKRVQTGKYFMMGNTACAEGAIAAGCELAAGYPITPATEIANRLAERLPQVGGVFLQMEDEISSIAAIIGASWTGKKVMTATSGPGISLMLENIGFAVGVETPCVIVNVQRGAPTTGMPTAGVAGDMVQAKRGSHGDYEIIALCPSSPQEMFDHTVLAFNYAEKYRTPVFILSDAFVGHMREEVVIPDSDQIEAVYRKIPEPGADPQKIKGFLDEDVAPMPIFGRGFKAHVTSSCHDEYGKRNLSDLSALDHFVRMLSNKILKHQHEIIQVEKNYQDAEVVLVSYGAVSRAVSMAAMRAKEEGLPVGTLRIITAWPFPEEEIESMAKKAKKVIVLENNLGQLYPYIKAAAAHYADVYFLPPRVLGEIHDPENILKKIREVIP from the coding sequence ATGAAGGGGAAAAGGGTGCAGACTGGAAAATATTTCATGATGGGAAACACGGCCTGCGCTGAAGGGGCCATTGCCGCCGGTTGCGAATTGGCCGCCGGTTACCCGATAACGCCGGCCACGGAGATCGCCAACCGCCTGGCCGAGAGGCTTCCCCAGGTGGGGGGAGTGTTTCTGCAGATGGAAGACGAAATCAGCTCCATAGCCGCCATCATCGGGGCCTCCTGGACAGGAAAGAAGGTTATGACGGCCACTTCCGGTCCGGGCATCAGCCTGATGCTGGAAAATATTGGCTTTGCCGTGGGGGTGGAAACTCCCTGCGTCATTGTCAACGTACAGAGAGGGGCCCCAACAACGGGAATGCCTACGGCAGGGGTAGCCGGGGACATGGTTCAAGCCAAACGCGGCTCCCATGGAGATTATGAGATCATCGCCCTCTGCCCTTCCTCCCCGCAGGAGATGTTCGACCATACGGTGTTGGCTTTCAACTATGCCGAAAAGTACCGCACGCCGGTTTTCATCCTCTCCGATGCTTTCGTAGGGCATATGCGAGAGGAGGTAGTCATCCCGGATTCGGACCAGATCGAGGCCGTATACCGGAAAATTCCGGAACCCGGGGCTGATCCTCAAAAAATTAAAGGATTTCTCGACGAAGATGTGGCCCCCATGCCGATCTTCGGAAGGGGATTTAAGGCCCATGTAACCAGTTCCTGCCATGATGAATACGGGAAACGCAATCTGAGCGATCTTTCCGCGTTGGACCACTTTGTACGGATGCTGAGTAACAAGATTCTAAAACACCAGCATGAAATCATTCAGGTTGAAAAAAATTATCAGGACGCAGAAGTCGTTTTGGTCTCTTATGGGGCTGTCTCCCGGGCCGTTTCGATGGCGGCTATGCGGGCGAAGGAGGAAGGGCTGCCGGTGGGAACCCTGCGGATAATCACTGCCTGGCCCTTTCCGGAAGAAGAAATCGAATCCATGGCGAAGAAGGCCAAAAAGGTAATTGTTCTGGAAAACAACCTGGGTCAGCTCTATCCTTATATCAAAGCAGCCGCGGCCCATTACGCCGATGTTTATTTCCTGCCGCCCCGCGTCCTCGGGGAAATTCATGATCCGGAAAATATCCTGAAAAAGATCCGCGAGGTAATTCCATGA
- a CDS encoding ferredoxin family protein, with protein sequence MAEIRIYRELCKGVEECGICMEVCPKKLFSSSESLNRKGYRPPQVTQQEACTQCQNCMIYCPDLAIAVEPKKAGKGAKK encoded by the coding sequence TTGGCTGAAATCCGTATTTATCGAGAGCTTTGCAAGGGGGTAGAGGAGTGCGGCATTTGCATGGAAGTCTGCCCCAAAAAACTTTTTTCTTCCTCCGAAAGTTTGAACCGGAAAGGGTACCGACCCCCGCAGGTCACTCAACAAGAGGCGTGCACTCAATGCCAGAACTGCATGATTTATTGCCCGGATCTGGCGATTGCGGTTGAGCCCAAAAAAGCGGGGAAAGGGGCAAAAAAATGA
- a CDS encoding GntR family transcriptional regulator → MSSVISTKVARELEGAILSGQLKPRERLIEMDLISRLGGSRTVIREALKKLEAKGLVRTMPYRGAMVADLTVEEVEEIYFVRVAIEKLAARLVIKNIRPDEIQSLKQLSKGVESHLRRKTDQMIEKDSEFHRAIFKICRNQYLYDMINYLKTKAHIVGYNAWSLPDRIEQSIQEHRQIIDAIEAKNASQLEKLIVKHLTYSKKSYLAQLKGTRGRLGKSKERDFG, encoded by the coding sequence ATGTCAAGCGTTATTTCCACGAAAGTTGCCAGGGAACTGGAGGGAGCTATTCTCTCCGGCCAGCTCAAGCCCCGCGAGCGCCTCATTGAGATGGACCTGATTTCCCGGCTCGGGGGCAGCCGCACCGTGATCCGGGAGGCGCTGAAAAAGCTGGAGGCCAAAGGACTTGTCCGGACCATGCCCTACCGGGGGGCGATGGTGGCTGACCTGACTGTGGAGGAGGTTGAAGAAATATATTTTGTTAGGGTGGCCATTGAAAAGCTGGCGGCCCGGCTGGTGATTAAGAATATCCGTCCGGATGAGATTCAAAGCTTAAAGCAGCTTTCCAAGGGAGTCGAAAGCCACCTGCGCCGTAAGACGGATCAAATGATTGAAAAAGATTCGGAATTTCACCGGGCCATTTTCAAAATCTGCCGGAACCAATACCTGTATGACATGATTAACTATCTAAAGACCAAAGCCCACATCGTCGGCTACAATGCCTGGTCTTTGCCCGATCGTATTGAACAATCGATCCAGGAGCATCGCCAGATTATCGACGCTATCGAAGCGAAAAATGCATCTCAACTGGAAAAGCTGATTGTAAAGCATCTGACCTATTCCAAAAAAAGTTATTTGGCCCAGCTGAAAGGAACCAGGGGCCGGCTTGGGAAATCAAAGGAGAGAGACTTTGGCTGA